One segment of Gaiellales bacterium DNA contains the following:
- a CDS encoding cobalamin B12-binding domain-containing protein, protein MSSRRIRVVVAKPGLDGHDRGAKIIARTLRDAGMEVIYTGLHQTPEQIVETAIQEDADAVGISILSGAHMTLVPRILDLLKQQGADDVLVVVGGTIPADDIEELKRQGVAEVYTPGAPTADIVEFLQSRLAS, encoded by the coding sequence ATGAGCAGTCGCCGGATACGCGTCGTCGTCGCCAAGCCCGGCCTGGACGGGCACGATCGTGGCGCGAAGATCATCGCCCGGACGCTCCGCGACGCCGGCATGGAGGTGATCTACACCGGTCTGCACCAGACGCCGGAGCAGATCGTCGAGACGGCGATCCAGGAGGACGCCGATGCCGTCGGCATCTCGATCCTGTCCGGCGCCCACATGACGCTCGTGCCGCGCATCCTCGACCTGCTGAAGCAGCAGGGCGCCGACGACGTGCTGGTCGTGGTCGGCGGCACCATCCCGGCCGACGACATCGAGGAGCTGAAGCGCCAGGGCGTCGCCGAGGTCTACACGCCTGGCGCCCCCACCGCCGACATCGTCGAGTTCCTGCAGTCGAGGCTCGCGTCCTGA
- a CDS encoding enoyl-CoA hydratase-related protein, translating into MPGLRITAEGRVSVVTVNRPEVLNALNTALLEELLATLEDLGHDPSVGVIVVTGAGDRAFIAGADIKEMDGKTPLEARAYSELGQEIAHKLETMRKPTIAAVNGYALGGGCEIALACDVRLASENARFGQPEINLGIIPGWGGTQRLARATNIGYAKELILTGRMVDAPEALERGLVQHVHPIAELMPRAMEMAQEMASKSPVALYYAKETTNRSLHGDIGGNLVHEADLYSLMFSTDDAREGLRAFVEKRTPTFVGK; encoded by the coding sequence ATGCCCGGCCTTCGCATCACCGCGGAGGGTCGCGTGTCCGTCGTGACCGTCAACCGGCCCGAGGTGCTGAACGCGCTCAACACCGCGCTGCTCGAGGAGCTGCTGGCGACGCTCGAGGATCTCGGCCACGACCCCTCGGTCGGCGTCATCGTCGTCACCGGAGCGGGCGACCGCGCGTTCATCGCCGGTGCGGACATCAAGGAGATGGACGGCAAGACGCCGCTCGAGGCGCGCGCCTACTCCGAGCTCGGCCAGGAGATCGCCCACAAGCTGGAGACGATGCGCAAGCCGACCATCGCCGCCGTCAACGGCTACGCGCTCGGCGGCGGCTGTGAGATCGCGTTGGCCTGCGACGTCCGCCTGGCCAGCGAGAACGCCCGGTTCGGCCAGCCCGAGATCAACCTCGGGATCATCCCCGGGTGGGGCGGCACCCAGCGGCTCGCCCGCGCGACCAACATCGGGTACGCGAAGGAGCTGATCCTCACCGGTCGCATGGTCGACGCCCCCGAGGCGCTCGAGCGCGGGCTCGTCCAGCACGTCCACCCGATCGCCGAGCTGATGCCGCGGGCCATGGAGATGGCCCAGGAGATGGCGTCCAAGAGCCCGGTCGCCCTCTACTACGCCAAGGAGACCACCAACCGCTCGCTGCACGGCGACATCGGCGGCAACCTGGTGCACGAGGCCGACCTGTACTCGCTCATGTTCTCCACCGACGACGCCCGCGAGGGCCTGCGCGCGTTCGTCGAGAAGCGCACCCCGACGTTCGTCGGGAAGTAA